A stretch of the uncultured Cohaesibacter sp. genome encodes the following:
- a CDS encoding nucleotidyltransferase family protein, producing MESPHLVKADAEESKLSEQERRFLLAQFVLEDESLMEILNGLRDIDLPDWRLVSGAIYQTVWNRLTGQPQGYGIKDYDVAYFDASDRSYEAEDGVIKRVEAARPKWQGRIEVRNQARVHLWYPERFGGPYPELKRTDESLENYMCTTHAVAVRLEADDSLSIAAPFGLEDIFSLTIRPCRRLPTNRTHYAEKARRMARHWPQLRILDWETEEPIRLDQL from the coding sequence ATGGAAAGCCCGCATTTGGTCAAGGCCGACGCCGAGGAAAGCAAGTTAAGCGAACAAGAGCGGCGTTTTCTGTTGGCGCAATTCGTCTTGGAAGATGAAAGCCTGATGGAGATCCTAAACGGCCTGCGAGACATCGATCTGCCCGATTGGCGGCTGGTGTCAGGCGCGATCTACCAGACGGTCTGGAACCGTCTCACCGGCCAGCCGCAGGGATATGGCATCAAGGATTATGATGTTGCCTATTTCGACGCATCCGATCGCTCCTATGAGGCGGAAGATGGTGTGATCAAGCGGGTCGAAGCCGCCCGGCCAAAATGGCAGGGACGCATCGAAGTGCGCAATCAGGCCCGCGTCCATCTGTGGTATCCCGAGCGCTTTGGTGGCCCCTATCCGGAGTTGAAACGGACCGACGAAAGCTTGGAGAACTATATGTGCACCACCCATGCGGTGGCAGTCCGGCTTGAGGCTGACGACAGTCTCTCCATAGCGGCACCCTTTGGTCTTGAAGATATTTTCTCGCTAACCATCCGCCCCTGCCGCAGGCTGCCGACCAACCGCACCCATTATGCCGAAAAAGCCAGACGCATGGCCCGTCATTG
- the pheT gene encoding phenylalanine--tRNA ligase subunit beta produces the protein MKFTLSWLKDYLDTDASLDEILEKLTVIGLEVEEVIDAAAALKDFTVAYVEEAEQHPDADRLRVCKVNTGKEVLQIVCGAPNARAGIKVVLAQNGSVIPANGMVLKPTKIRGVESNGMMCSEREMGLSDEHNGIMELPEDAPIGVPFAPLLGLDDPVIDIAITPNRGDALGVYGVARDLSGAGVGVLKEKHPKEVPGSFDSPINVLLKEEGDNPICPMFTGVYVKGVKNGPSPDWVQKRLRAIGLRPINALVDITNYISYDRGRPLHVYDADKLTGDIHVRLGKPGEKLVALDGKEYEITEGTDICVIADDSGPVGFGGIMGGEPTGSQPETTNVFIECAWFDPILTARAGRALGIQSDARYRFERTCDPEFVIPGQNAAVQMVLDLCGGEPSKMVVAGQAPLNEKIINFPMSEVKRLVGLEVPEVEIKTVLTRLGFWVSGHGHDVKIAVPSFRPDIHGKADIVEEVARIVGVDRVPNTPLPRLSSVTQPPLTERQKRIRAARRQLAARGMVEAVTWSFTEKHLADLFGGGKPELALTNPISADLSDMRPSLLPGLLLAAQRNVDRGFNDLALFEVGQIFLGDQPDEQFTHASGIRRGASQLVGNGRHWRDPAKAVDVFDIRADALSVLDAMGLDSTKLQIVAGGPDWYHPGRSGKIQLGPKNVIGTFGELHPKALDDLKVDGPVYAFEITIEAVPAQKKKSSKSRPALTLSDLQPVRRDFAFLVDKDVTAATILRAANGADKKLITGVNLFDLYEGERLEPGKKSVAFEVTIQPKDKTLTDEDIEAISKKIVDAVTKSTGGELRG, from the coding sequence ATGAAATTCACCCTCTCGTGGTTGAAGGATTATCTCGACACCGACGCGTCTCTTGATGAAATCCTTGAAAAACTCACCGTCATCGGCCTTGAGGTCGAGGAAGTGATCGACGCTGCCGCAGCTTTGAAGGACTTCACGGTCGCCTATGTCGAGGAAGCCGAACAGCATCCTGACGCTGACCGTCTGCGGGTTTGCAAGGTCAATACCGGCAAGGAAGTGCTCCAGATCGTTTGTGGTGCCCCCAATGCCCGCGCTGGCATCAAGGTTGTTCTGGCCCAGAATGGCTCTGTCATTCCGGCCAATGGCATGGTTTTGAAGCCAACCAAGATCCGCGGTGTTGAATCGAACGGCATGATGTGCTCCGAGCGCGAAATGGGCCTGTCCGATGAGCATAACGGCATTATGGAATTGCCTGAAGATGCGCCAATCGGCGTTCCCTTCGCCCCATTGCTCGGTCTTGATGATCCGGTCATTGACATCGCCATCACGCCAAACCGCGGCGACGCGCTCGGTGTTTATGGCGTGGCGCGCGATCTGTCCGGCGCTGGCGTTGGTGTGCTCAAGGAAAAACATCCCAAGGAAGTGCCCGGCAGCTTCGACAGCCCGATCAACGTGCTGTTGAAGGAAGAGGGCGACAATCCGATCTGCCCGATGTTCACCGGTGTCTATGTCAAAGGCGTCAAAAATGGCCCAAGCCCAGACTGGGTGCAGAAACGCCTGCGCGCCATTGGTCTTCGTCCAATCAACGCGCTGGTCGATATCACCAACTACATCTCCTATGACCGTGGCCGCCCGCTCCATGTCTATGATGCGGACAAGCTCACCGGCGATATCCATGTGCGTCTTGGCAAACCCGGCGAAAAGCTGGTGGCGCTCGATGGCAAGGAATATGAAATCACTGAGGGCACCGACATCTGCGTCATCGCTGATGATAGCGGACCGGTCGGTTTTGGTGGCATCATGGGTGGCGAGCCAACCGGGTCCCAGCCAGAAACCACCAATGTCTTCATCGAATGCGCATGGTTTGACCCGATCCTGACGGCGCGTGCCGGTCGTGCGCTGGGCATTCAGTCCGACGCTCGCTATCGTTTCGAACGCACCTGTGATCCCGAATTCGTCATTCCCGGTCAGAATGCGGCCGTTCAGATGGTGCTCGACCTCTGTGGTGGCGAGCCATCCAAAATGGTCGTCGCCGGACAGGCACCTCTCAACGAGAAAATCATCAATTTTCCGATGTCGGAAGTGAAGCGTCTGGTTGGCCTCGAAGTGCCGGAAGTGGAAATCAAGACCGTTCTGACCCGTCTTGGTTTTTGGGTGTCTGGCCATGGCCATGACGTCAAGATCGCGGTGCCCAGCTTCCGCCCGGACATTCACGGCAAGGCGGATATCGTCGAGGAAGTCGCCCGCATTGTTGGTGTCGACCGAGTGCCAAACACTCCGTTGCCGCGCCTGAGTTCCGTCACCCAGCCACCGCTGACCGAGCGTCAGAAGCGCATCCGCGCAGCCCGTCGCCAGTTGGCTGCCCGCGGCATGGTGGAAGCGGTCACCTGGTCCTTCACCGAGAAGCATCTGGCCGACCTGTTCGGGGGTGGCAAGCCGGAGTTGGCTCTGACCAACCCGATCTCTGCAGACTTGTCCGACATGCGCCCAAGCCTGTTGCCGGGCCTGCTGCTGGCCGCCCAGCGCAATGTTGATCGTGGATTCAACGATCTGGCACTGTTCGAGGTAGGGCAGATCTTCCTTGGCGACCAGCCGGATGAGCAATTCACCCACGCCTCGGGCATTCGCCGCGGAGCCAGCCAGCTGGTCGGCAATGGTCGCCACTGGCGCGATCCGGCCAAGGCGGTTGATGTCTTTGACATTCGCGCCGATGCCCTGAGCGTGCTTGATGCAATGGGGCTGGACAGCACCAAGCTGCAAATCGTTGCTGGTGGTCCGGACTGGTATCATCCGGGGCGCTCGGGCAAGATCCAGCTTGGCCCGAAAAACGTTATCGGCACCTTCGGGGAATTGCATCCCAAAGCGCTCGATGATTTGAAAGTCGACGGCCCGGTCTATGCCTTCGAGATTACCATCGAAGCCGTGCCGGCACAGAAGAAAAAGTCGTCCAAGTCCCGTCCGGCCCTGACCTTGTCAGACCTGCAGCCGGTGCGCCGCGACTTTGCCTTCCTTGTCGACAAGGACGTCACGGCCGCCACCATTCTGCGGGCCGCCAACGGCGCGGACAAGAAACTGATCACCGGCGTCAATCTGTTCGACCTTTATGAAGGCGAGCGTCTTGAGCCGGGCAAGAAATCAGTTGCTTTCGAAGTGACCATACAGCCAAAGGACAAGACCCTGACCGACGAAGACATCGAGGCCATCTCGAAGAAAATCGTCGATGCGGTCACCAAATCAACCGGCGGCGAATTGCGCGGTTGA
- the pheS gene encoding phenylalanine--tRNA ligase subunit alpha, with the protein MSELETLEQEIAVAIDAAGDETALEDVRVSALGKKGKISELMKTLGKMSPEERKEMGPALNGLKTRVGEAIATRKEILKEEALNARLKSETVDVTLPTRQGATFDGRVHPIAQVTDELTAIFADMGFAVAEGPDIETDFYNFTALNFPPDHPARLEHDTFFLPEKEDGSQMVLRTHTSPVQIRTMVNQEPPIRVICPGRTYRCDSDQTHTPMFHQVEGLVIEEGAHMGHLKWVLEEFCKAFFEVDSVKMRFRASHFPFTEPSMEVDIGCQRVGNELRIGEGDDWLEILGCGMVHPNVLRNCNLDPDKYTGFAWGMGIDRIAMLKYGMPDLRAFFNGDKRWLDHYGFRPLDIPGLVGGLSS; encoded by the coding sequence ATGTCGGAACTTGAAACACTCGAGCAGGAAATCGCCGTCGCCATTGATGCGGCCGGTGACGAAACTGCACTGGAAGATGTCCGCGTCTCCGCCCTTGGCAAGAAGGGCAAGATTTCGGAGCTGATGAAAACTCTGGGCAAGATGAGCCCGGAAGAACGCAAGGAAATGGGTCCGGCCCTCAATGGTCTGAAAACCCGCGTCGGGGAGGCCATCGCCACCCGCAAGGAGATTCTCAAGGAAGAAGCCCTCAATGCCCGCCTGAAAAGCGAAACCGTCGATGTAACCCTGCCCACCCGTCAGGGTGCGACCTTTGATGGCCGCGTGCATCCGATCGCTCAGGTGACGGACGAATTGACCGCAATCTTCGCCGACATGGGATTTGCGGTCGCAGAAGGCCCGGACATCGAGACCGATTTCTATAACTTCACCGCGCTCAACTTCCCGCCCGACCATCCGGCGCGTCTGGAACATGACACCTTCTTCCTGCCCGAAAAGGAAGATGGCTCGCAGATGGTACTGCGGACCCACACCTCGCCGGTGCAGATCCGCACCATGGTCAATCAGGAACCGCCGATCCGCGTGATCTGCCCGGGCCGCACCTATCGCTGCGACAGCGACCAGACCCACACCCCGATGTTCCATCAGGTGGAAGGCCTCGTCATTGAAGAAGGCGCCCATATGGGGCACCTCAAATGGGTTCTGGAGGAGTTCTGCAAGGCCTTCTTCGAGGTCGACAGCGTCAAGATGCGGTTCCGCGCCTCCCACTTCCCCTTCACCGAGCCATCGATGGAAGTCGATATCGGCTGCCAGCGCGTCGGCAATGAGCTGCGCATTGGCGAAGGGGACGATTGGCTCGAAATTCTCGGCTGCGGCATGGTGCATCCCAATGTGCTGCGCAATTGCAACCTCGACCCGGACAAATATACCGGCTTTGCTTGGGGCATGGGCATCGACCGCATTGCCATGCTGAAATATGGCATGCCGGACTTGCGCGCCTTCTTCAATGGCGACAAGCGCTGGCTCGACCATTATGGCTTCCGCCCCCTTGATATTCCCGGACTGGTAGGAGGGCTCTCCTCATGA
- the rplT gene encoding 50S ribosomal protein L20 has product MSRVKRGVTAHARHKKVLKAAKGYYGRRKSTIRVAKQAVEKAGQYAYRDRKAKKRNFRSLWIQRINAAVREQGLTYGRFIDGLNKAGIEIDRKVLSDMAIHQPEAFASLIEKAKSSAAA; this is encoded by the coding sequence ATGTCACGTGTAAAACGCGGTGTAACCGCTCACGCCCGCCACAAAAAAGTTCTGAAGGCTGCCAAAGGCTATTATGGCCGCCGCAAGAGCACCATTCGCGTCGCCAAACAGGCAGTTGAAAAAGCCGGTCAGTACGCCTATCGCGACCGTAAGGCCAAGAAGCGCAACTTCCGTTCGCTCTGGATCCAGCGCATCAACGCCGCTGTTCGCGAACAGGGCCTGACCTATGGTCGATTTATCGACGGCCTCAACAAGGCTGGCATCGAAATTGACCGCAAGGTTCTGTCCGATATGGCAATTCATCAGCCAGAAGCATTCGCTTCCCTGATTGAAAAAGCCAAATCTTCTGCTGCTGCCTAA
- the rpmI gene encoding 50S ribosomal protein L35, with the protein MPKLKTKSGAKKRFKVTGTGKIVSAQAGKQHGMIKRTTKFIRKARGTTTLCDQDAKIVKQFLPYK; encoded by the coding sequence ATGCCCAAGTTGAAAACCAAGTCCGGCGCCAAGAAGCGTTTCAAAGTGACCGGTACTGGCAAGATCGTATCTGCCCAAGCTGGCAAACAGCATGGCATGATCAAGCGCACCACCAAATTCATCCGCAAAGCCCGTGGCACGACCACTCTGTGCGATCAGGATGCAAAAATCGTCAAGCAGTTCCTGCCTTACAAATAA
- a CDS encoding TetR/AcrR family transcriptional regulator produces MTPRDRFLALSKQERALWLEPAEEEFCTFGLEEASLNRILKRAGVSKGRTYHYFANKGELYRATLDARLPSIDRSGLSAPLKAADAQTFWTAISSLVEQVTSALKQDERLAELVRILHREAAAKRAYAEPLARLQTQIESFLVAGQSVGAIRDDFPISLLTSVTLDLATTIDRWFATNAQGLSSEQETDLSQRAFGLLIAPLVPPHQ; encoded by the coding sequence ATGACACCCAGAGACAGATTTTTGGCGCTGAGCAAACAAGAGCGCGCGCTATGGCTAGAGCCAGCAGAGGAAGAATTCTGCACCTTCGGGCTCGAAGAGGCCTCGCTGAACCGAATATTAAAGCGCGCAGGTGTGAGCAAAGGGCGCACATATCACTATTTTGCAAACAAGGGTGAATTGTACCGCGCGACGCTCGATGCGCGCTTGCCTTCCATTGATCGCTCCGGACTGTCAGCACCCCTTAAAGCCGCTGACGCACAAACATTCTGGACAGCTATATCCTCTCTGGTTGAACAGGTAACAAGCGCACTCAAACAAGACGAAAGACTTGCAGAGCTGGTTCGCATCCTCCACCGCGAAGCCGCGGCAAAGCGTGCCTATGCAGAACCGCTCGCTCGGCTACAGACCCAAATCGAAAGCTTCCTTGTGGCAGGCCAATCTGTTGGCGCTATTCGCGACGATTTCCCGATCTCGCTGCTGACAAGTGTCACGCTTGACCTTGCGACAACAATTGATCGCTGGTTTGCAACAAACGCTCAAGGCCTGTCCTCTGAACAAGAAACCGATTTATCTCAACGCGCATTCGGCCTTCTGATAGCGCCTCTTGTCCCTCCTCATCAATAA
- a CDS encoding TspO/MBR family protein: MTRGYWITLVIFLTISLGGGLFIGATNIPGPWYMELEKPPLTPPNWLFAPAWTLLYILIAIAGTRVVDLPGPRGPMMLWILQMGLNFAWSPIVFTLNHLVLGLVVILALIASIAAFIRVTWHRDRLAAMLFMPYALWVAFASYLNAGLVALN; the protein is encoded by the coding sequence ATGACCCGCGGATATTGGATCACTTTGGTAATTTTTCTGACCATTTCTCTTGGTGGAGGCCTTTTTATCGGCGCGACCAACATTCCCGGCCCATGGTATATGGAACTGGAAAAGCCACCCCTGACCCCGCCCAACTGGCTGTTTGCGCCGGCCTGGACGCTGCTTTACATCCTCATCGCCATTGCTGGCACAAGGGTGGTCGATCTGCCGGGCCCACGCGGCCCAATGATGCTCTGGATTCTGCAAATGGGCCTTAACTTTGCCTGGAGCCCGATCGTCTTCACGCTCAATCATCTGGTGCTGGGCCTTGTGGTGATCCTCGCCCTCATTGCTTCCATCGCCGCTTTTATCCGTGTCACATGGCACCGGGATCGACTGGCAGCAATGCTCTTCATGCCTTACGCCCTCTGGGTCGCCTTCGCTTCCTATCTGAATGCGGGGCTGGTCGCGTTGAATTAA